GCCAGTTCCTGGTTCTTGGCCTTGGCGAAGACGGCCAGGCCGGCCTGCCCGATCACCTGGTGAGCTCCGGCCGGTCCGGACGGCAGCGGTACGACGCCCCACTTCCACGAGACGTCGGCGAGCGGGCCGGCCTTGCTGACCTGGGTAATGATCATGCCGCTTTCGCCGGAGAAGAAGTCTGCCTGCTCTCCGGGCCCCGGCGTACTCCGGTCGGTGAAGGCCATCTTCCGGAAGAAGTCAATCGCGTCGACCATCTTCCCGTCGGAGAACCCGCAGTCGTTGTCGGACGTCCACGGTGCCGCCCCGTACGCGCTCATGATCGGATAGAGCCGGTCCCAGTGCTTGTAGTCGAAATCGTGGACGAGCAGGCCGAACCGTGCAGTCTTGGCATCGGTGACCTTCCTGGCCGCGGCGGCGAGCGCGTCCCATGTCCAGGCGTCTTCGGAGGCGAGCTTGGCCGGATCGTCCGCGTCGGCCTTGGCCAGGGCGTCGGCGTTGTAGAAGACCGCGAGGGGCGAGCTGGAGAACGGGTACGCGTAGAGCGATTTGCCGCGCCGCCACTGGCTGAGCAGCGCCGGCTCCAAGTCGTTGTATCCGTAGCCGCTCTCCGCCTTCATGGCCGGAGCCATGTCGACGAGCGTGTCGGCCTCGATGAAGTCGGCCGCGTTCGTTTCCAGAATCCAGCCCAGGTCGGGCGGGTTGCCCGAGGCGAGCTGAGTGGTCAGCGCGGTGGTGTAGTCCATGGGGTTGAGCGATTCGAACTTGATGCTCTTCACCTTCGGGTTACTGGCTTTGAAGGCGTCCGCGATGCTGTTCAGCAGCGCCAGATGCTCCTTCACCGCCGTCCACACGGCGATGCGCAGGTTGCCGTCGTCGGCTCCCGACCGACCGCCGCCGTTGCCGCAGCCGGCGGTGAGGGCAGCGGTCGCGGCTGCGGCCGCGGTCGCCGCGAGGACGGAGCGTCTCGATGGGTTCATTGCTGTACTCCTTGCGATGATTGGCTAGTAACCCGCTATTCGCGGCCACTGCAGCTCGACCCCGTCGCCGGTGAGACGGTCCTGGAAGTCGGCCAGGAGGCCGGGCGTGTTTCTGACGGCGCGCGGGGAGACCCGGCGCTCCAGGCAGAAGGCGGCCAGTGCACCGGCCGCCTCGCCGACGTTCCACTCGACGGGGTGCAGGCGGTAGCACCCATTGGTGATGTGTGTCGTGCCGATGTTCTTGGAGGCGGGGAGCAGGTTTTCCACCCGCTGTGGGAGCAGCGCACCCAGCGGGATCCGGAACGGGCAGCACGCCACATCGAGGTAGTTGTCGCCGCCGGTGGTGGGGTGCAGGTCAATGCGGTACATGCCGATGCCCACCGTGTCGGGATACTCCACGGCACCCTTGTCGCCCCGTAACGCGATGGACAGGTCCTGTTCGACGACCGTGTATTCGGCGCGGATACGCCGTGACTCGCGGATATACGGTGCCTGTGCCAGACCGTCGGCCGAGCCAGTGATATCGCCGCGCAGCCGCAGACCGGGGAAGCCGGTGCCGCCGTCGGGCCGTGGAGCCTCGGTCTGCAGCCAGTACAGGTACGCGAAGGACAGTTCGCGAGCGGCCGCGAGGTGCTGCGCGGCATCAGGTACGTCGTAGACTGGACCTGCCAGGTAATCGATCATCGGCCAGTTGACCAGCGTGATGTCGCTACTGTACGCGCCGTCGGTGAAGTTGCGCCGTGCCGCGATACGCCGGAACGTCCACAGGTTGCTGTCGCCGGCGCTGAGCCGCTGGTCCGCGACGACGGCCAGCGGGTCGTCGTCGGGATTCGGGGTGAAGCTGCGCTCGACGATCTCCTTGGTCCGTGGGTGAGGCGCGCTCAGGGAGAGCATCGGGCCGCCCCAGAAGTCCGGCTGGTAGGTGCGCCAGAAGTCGTATCGGACCGGTTTGTCGATCGTGTGATCGCCGTCCACATGGTCCAGCGCGAAGCAGACCGAGGCGGCTTGCATGTTCAAGGGCTGCGCCGTGCCCGGGGCGCTCGGCTCACCGGTCTCGGACTGCGCCTCGAAGCCGGTGACGTACTCGGTACCGGTGAGAGGTAGCAGCTCGCCGGTCTCCGTCGCGTCGAGAATGTACGGTGCGGCGATGGTGATCTCGTCGCCATCTCCGCAGTGCCCCACCGTCACGGCACAGACCCGGTCGCCGTCGGTCTCGGCGGACACCGGTCGGTACGGCTGCAGCACGCGCAACCGCCCGCTGCCCCGGTACGGCGCGAGCATTGCCTCGATGACCGCCACTGCCACCTGCGGCTCGTGGCAGAGCCGACTGACGTGTCCGGCCCCCGGGTTGAGGTGGCGCCAGGCCCGGGACCGCTCGGTCAGCGGGTAGTGCTGGCGGTAGTAGTCGCGGATTCCGTCCCGCAGTGCCCGGTAGCCGGCGGTCACACCGAACTGCTCCACCCAGCTGGGCTCGTCCGGTGGGACGGCCTGGCTCGTCAGCTGGCCACCCAGCCAGTCGTACTCCTCGGTGAGCACTACCCGCCGGCCGGCGCGCAGGGCGGCCAATGCCGCTGCCACTCCGCCGAGCCCTCCGCCGATGACGAGGATCTCCGTTTCCATCCACGTTCCTTTCACTGTGCGGGTGCGGGCGCCAGGGTGGCGCCGGTGACGAGTTCGCAGGGCAGCAGTAGCTGCGGGGTGTCCGCGGTGCCTTGGAGGAGGTCGGTCAGCAGCGCGATGGACTGTCGGCCCATCTCCTCTCTCGGGATCTTGAATCCGGTGAAGTCCACATCGGCAGGTACGGGCGTGGTCGGATCGCCGAGAGTCAGGACCGACAGGTCCTCCGGTACGGCCAGGCCGCGCCGACGCGCGGAAGCGACCAGATCCGCAGCGGTGGCGAAGTCTTCGACCAGGACTACCGTTGCGCGTGAGGCCAGCAACGCCGACAGCAACTCGTCGGGTTCGCGTCCGGGAGACAGCTCGTCGAGCGCGATGAGGACGCCGGGCCCCGGTGCCGCCTGGGTGGCCTGCAGAAAGCCTTTCCGACGGTCTGCGGAGGACTCCACGTCGGTGGGGAGTCCGAGGTATGCCACGCGACGGTGGCCGCGGGTCACCGCCAGCTCGACGAGGCGGCTGACGGCCGTCGCGTAATCGGCGCCCACGTGAGGCACCGGGCCTCCGGCGTCATCGCGCCGGCCAACTGCCACGAAGGGGTATCCGTCGGCGACCATCCGCCTCAGGTCGTCGCGGTCGAGCGACCGGCCGAGCAGCAGGCAGCCGTCCGCCAGCCGGAGCCGATTGTCGCCCTCGAAGACACGCCGCCGACCGCCCGTCACTGATGTGCTGGTGAGCAACAGCAGGTCGCAGCCGACCTGTTCGGCCGCGCCCTCGATACCGACCAGGAACGGGTGGTAGAAGTCGCTGGTGGCGCTGGGGAAGACCGCCTCATAGGTGAAGACGCCCAGTATGCGGTTGCGTTTGTCAGCCAGCCGTCGTGCCACTGGATCGGGCACGTACCCGGATTCCCGGATCACCTTCAACACGCGCTCGCGGGTCTCCTCGGGAATCCGGATATCCGCGTCGGCCCGACCGTTGAGCACCAGCGACACGGTCGGCTGACTCACCCCGGCCAGCTTGGCAATGTCCCGCTGCGTGATCCGCCGCGCAGGGCGACCAATTGTCACTTGAGCCTCCGCTAATACGAATTATCTCGCCTCGGGATCAGTGTGAACCCTGTGTTTCAAACACGTCAAGACTTGGGGGCGCTGATAATGCGAATTAGTAAGTCGGGCGTCAACAGCTTCCGTTGGCAGCAGCTGAGCCGGGGGCGGGCCAGAGCGCCGGAGTGTTCCGTGGATGTCTGATTCGTTCCCGGGATGTCGTGGAGGGCGAGGGTGATTTCGCGGGTGAGGGATCCACGCCCCGGTGGTGAAGAGGCGCTTGAGCGCGTCGTAGCGGCTGATGCCCCACTTGGTCACAACCGGAACGGAACCCGTGGACACTCTGGTCAGACCAGCGGATGACCCCTGCCCGCACCCGGCCAACGGCACCGAACGCCGCCCTGCACAGCCTCAGGAAACCACTTCAAACCGGACCGGTAAATCGAGGCTCAGGCGACCGGGAAGCCAGACGGTGTTCACCGCGTCGGGCAGGGCTGAGGTTCCCGGTCCGCGCTGTGCTCGGCGTGCAGATGCGAGATCCAGATCGCGTCCAGCTCATCCAGTTGGACGTGCCGTTGAAGCTGAGCCAGCGTCCCGCTGCCCGCGTCCATCCACACCCGTGTGTCGCCGCTGGACACCAGGTGGCCGGAGCAAGGGATTGTCCACGCTCGGACAAGGCGTCGCACACCCCGGGACGGTGAGACGGAGAAGCTCGGTGGTCATCCGGGGAGAACGCTTGATCCACAGGTGTTGACGACCTTGATACTGCACCGGCGACTGGTCCGCGACTACGAGGGCCGCCCGGCCCCCTCGGAGTCGCGATGAAGCTCTTGTCCTGCGGGTTCCGCTCGACGATCTCGATGCCGATCCCGTGTCTGTGGCCGTGGGCTTCGCCTCGGTCTTCGCCGGACGGTCGCCGGCGCGCGGGCAGGCGTCAGTCGGTGACGAGGTCGTCCGGGGCGGACCGGGCGAGTTCGGCCAGTGTGGCCAGCGCCTGGGAGAGAACGTCGGTCTGCGGGGAGGCAAGCCCCAGCCGGATCGCGTTGGGGGCCTGGTTATTGCCGACGGTGAACGCGGCGGCCGGCACCACTCCGATGCCGTGCCGGGCAGCGGCGGCGACGAAGGTGTCCGCGCGCCACGGGCGGGGCAGTTGCCACCAGCAGTGGTACGAGCGCGGGTCGCTCCGTACAGCGAAGCCGCCGAGGTGCCGGGCCGCGATCTCCTGTCGTACGGCGGCTTCCCGCTGCTTGGCCTGTACGAGCGCCTTCACGGTGCCGTCCTGCTGCCAGTGGTAGGCCGCCTCCAGTGCGAAGCGCATGGGGGTCCAGCCCCCCGAGCGCAGCGACGTGGCGATCTCGCCCACCAGGAAGCCGGGCGCCACCACGAACCCGAGGGTCAGGCCAGGGGCTATGCGCTTGGACAGGCTGTCGACGAGGACGGTCTGCTGGGGGGCCAGAGAGGCGAGCGGCGGCACTTCGTCGTCGGTCGGCGGCGGGGTCGAGGAGGACGACGCGACCATCGAGGCGGCCCTGCACCGCGAGGTATTCGAGGAGCTGGGCGGCAAGCTGCAACGTGCCGAGCTCGTCCACCTGATCACCGACGAGCTGGAGGGCGGCACCGGGGTTCAACACGGTCGCGGCGAGGCTGAGTTCGAGCCATGCGGCGTTGACCAGGAAGTGGCGGGATGGGAAGCGTCCGAAGCCGGTGGTCTTGCCGCACCGGATGTGGTCCTCGACGGTGGCATGCCCGCGGTGGCGGACTTCCAGGAACTGGGCGGAGCCGGCGCCGGCGAGCGGGGTGTCGGTGAGGAAGACCTGGTGCCGCAGGCCCTCGTCCTGGTCGAACAAGGAGAGCTGGGCTCCGGGGTGCGGGCGCTCGCGGCGCACGATGATGCGGGTGCCGTCCGGGTAGCCGGCAATGTCGACCGTGCCGGTCAGCTCGGCGACCGAGGCGCCGGCACGCAGTGTTCCGTCCTGGTCCAGGGCGGGGTGCCAGACCTGTTCGGGCAGGGCCCGGATCGCGCGGCGGACCGGTTCGGTGACCGCGTATCCGACCGAGAAGAAGGTGCGGATTCCTCGTATCCGCATGTCTCGGACGTGGGCGAGGAAGGCTTTCGCCGATCCGGCGCTGTCGGTGCGGACGAGGATGTCGGTGCCGTGCCGGTGGGTGTCGGGGATCTGCGCGAGAGCGTCGTCCAGCACCGCGATGTGATCGGCGGCGGTGTTGGCTCCGGCGTTGCCGGGCCGCAGCCGCCCGGACATGCCCTCGCCGGTGTTGGCCAGGAAACACACCAGAGGGTGGAATCCGAAGCCGCCTTTGTAGGTGGGTGCGGCTTGGTCCTTCTCGGAGTGGCAGGTCACCAGCGTGGCGTCGAGGTCCAGGACCAGGCCGGGCAGTTCCCGTCCGCCGGCTTTTGCCGCCGGTATTCCGCAGCGGGTCTCGGCGGCCTGCAGCCAGGCCACTTCCCGTGCCTGGGCGCGGGCCGCTCGCAGCCGAGCGAGTCCGGTCTCGTCGATGTCGGCGAGCAGCCGCCAGGCCGTCGGTGTCGAGGCGACCGGGCCGAACACCTTGCCCTGGTCCCGCAACACGGCCAGATCCGTGATGGATTCCCCGCCATCAGCCAGCATCACCGCGAGGTCGGTGGCGATCCGGCCCGGGTCGTGGCCAGTGCCGCGTGGCCGAAGTGGTCCCAACGCGGTGGAGTACGCGCTGGTCAGTTCGGTGGCATCGGCAAGATCAGCCAGCAACCGTGCCCCGGCGTGACCAACCACCCCGGCACCGTCAGCAGAGACATGGAGCTTGGGACGCGAACCGATACCCTGCACGCAGAAAGTGCCTTCCGCCTGGACCGACAGAACCCCTTGGCTCTGTTGATGACGAGGAACAGCGATTCGATTCTCGGGCAGTTCGGGAGGCGCGTACGCACTCCAGAGGGCCCGAATGTCGACGAGTCCGGACGGCACACTCCTGGATCCGCGTGACCTAATTCCCGTCTGCGCGTCCCCGCACCGAGGCAAGCTGAGGTCAAAGATGCTGGCTACGGGATCAGGTGGCCGGGTGGACCGACTCCGTTGCCGGCGCGGAGGTCTCCGTGGGCACTGCCTCCCGTACTCGTCGATACCGGGATCGGGACACCGAAGGCGCCTCCCAAACCCATCGAGAAGCGCCTTCACTGCTGCTCGATAAAGCCACGCCGGTCTTTTGACCGGGGTTCGCTTCCTGAGTCAGGCCGTCTTCGTCCAGGTCGATGTCTCAGCTCAGGCGGTAGCCGAGGAGGGCGAGGCCCGCGGCGGCGGCGCGGTGCTGGTAGGCGCGCAGTCCGGGGGCGCCGGGGGTGCGGGTTTGCGGGCGTTGCGGTGCCAGTGACCGGTGAGTGCGGTGAGGAACGCGGTGGTGGCGTCGGGGTTGGTGGCGGTGGCGGGGTGGTCGCAAAGCAGGCGGGCGATGTCTGCGGGTGCGTGTCCGGCGAGGACGAGTTGCGGGGCGAGAGATGCGGCGTCGATGCAGGCCGGGCCGGTGGTGGCGTGTGCCCAGTCCACGAAGGTCACGCCGAGGTGGCGGTCGCGGACCATGTTGTCGGCCCGCAGGTCTCCGTGGACGATGCGGTTGCCGCGGGCAAGGGCGGGCCAGGCGGCTTCCAGTTCGGCGAGCTGGGGCAGGCGGTCACGGGCGGCGGGGGCGAGGTCTGCGGGCGGATCGCGGAGGAGTTCGTCCCAGCCGTGCAGGCCGGCCGCTGTCGAGGGTGTGGTGCTGACCGCCTTGGCGTACGGTGCCGGGGCGGGGCTGGAGGTGAGCTTGTCCAGGAGCGCCCATGTCTGCCCGGCGTCGCCTGAGGCGGGGGAGAGGTCGGGGTGCGGGCCGTCGAGGTGGGCGATGACGACGGCGGTCCAGTTGGCGGCGTGGTGGATGCCCAGCAGTTTTGGGGCCGGGGCGCCGGGAGGCAGCGCGTCCAGGACGGCGGCTTCGTGGACGTTGGCGGCGGTGAGCGGGTCGTCGTCGGGAGCTGCCTTGACGAAGGCCCGTCGCCCGTCGGCCAGACGGAGGGCGGCGGCCAGTTGGTGGCCGAAGCCGCCGCCGGGGGTGACGGTGTCGGTGACGGGTGCGCCGAGGGCGTCTTCGAGGCGGGCGCGCAGCGCCGTGGGGACGTCGGTCCATTGCAGACGGCCGCTGGTGGGCGGTACAGGCATCGGGGCAGCTTTCAGAGGTCCAGGGGACGGGTGACGGGGTGATGGGGGTGCGCGCCGAGCCGGACCGGGAGTCGGGGCTGAGGGGCGGGGTCCGCTCTCTCAGTGCTCCAGCTCGGCGCCGGGCGCTCGTCGCCGCATCACGCGCATTCGCCTGTGTCCTCTGAGCTTGATCTTTAAGGCTGCTGGTCGGCCCCGTCGCGTCTAGGCATTATCCGTTTTGCGCTGTTTCTTGCCGACTGGGTGGCGGGGTGCGGGTGTGGAGGTGCGGCCCTTGGGGCGGCCTGGGCCGGGGCGGGAGGCTTTTGGCGCGCGGGCTGGAGTGCCCACGGTCCGTCGGATGCGGGGATAGCCCCGTCGGACTCGGCCCGGGGTGAGCTGATCCGGTGTCAGGGGTTTCTCCCAGGGCCGCCGGAGGTCCTCGGCCAGAGGCCGGATGAGACGGAGTTGCGCGTAGGCGGCGAGGATCAGCCACACCCACCGGTCGGCCTGTTCGGGGGTGCGCAAGCGGGGTCGGGTCAGGCCGAGCGTCTGCTTGAAGAAGCGGAAAGTGTGCTCGATGTC
The sequence above is drawn from the Streptomyces sp. NBC_01591 genome and encodes:
- a CDS encoding phosphotransferase family protein, with amino-acid sequence MPVPPTSGRLQWTDVPTALRARLEDALGAPVTDTVTPGGGFGHQLAAALRLADGRRAFVKAAPDDDPLTAANVHEAAVLDALPPGAPAPKLLGIHHAANWTAVVIAHLDGPHPDLSPASGDAGQTWALLDKLTSSPAPAPYAKAVSTTPSTAAGLHGWDELLRDPPADLAPAARDRLPQLAELEAAWPALARGNRIVHGDLRADNMVRDRHLGVTFVDWAHATTGPACIDAASLAPQLVLAGHAPADIARLLCDHPATATNPDATTAFLTALTGHWHRNARKPAPPAPPDCAPTSTAPPPRASPSSATA
- a CDS encoding FAD-dependent oxidoreductase, producing METEILVIGGGLGGVAAALAALRAGRRVVLTEEYDWLGGQLTSQAVPPDEPSWVEQFGVTAGYRALRDGIRDYYRQHYPLTERSRAWRHLNPGAGHVSRLCHEPQVAVAVIEAMLAPYRGSGRLRVLQPYRPVSAETDGDRVCAVTVGHCGDGDEITIAAPYILDATETGELLPLTGTEYVTGFEAQSETGEPSAPGTAQPLNMQAASVCFALDHVDGDHTIDKPVRYDFWRTYQPDFWGGPMLSLSAPHPRTKEIVERSFTPNPDDDPLAVVADQRLSAGDSNLWTFRRIAARRNFTDGAYSSDITLVNWPMIDYLAGPVYDVPDAAQHLAAARELSFAYLYWLQTEAPRPDGGTGFPGLRLRGDITGSADGLAQAPYIRESRRIRAEYTVVEQDLSIALRGDKGAVEYPDTVGIGMYRIDLHPTTGGDNYLDVACCPFRIPLGALLPQRVENLLPASKNIGTTHITNGCYRLHPVEWNVGEAAGALAAFCLERRVSPRAVRNTPGLLADFQDRLTGDGVELQWPRIAGY
- a CDS encoding LacI family DNA-binding transcriptional regulator is translated as MGRPARRITQRDIAKLAGVSQPTVSLVLNGRADADIRIPEETRERVLKVIRESGYVPDPVARRLADKRNRILGVFTYEAVFPSATSDFYHPFLVGIEGAAEQVGCDLLLLTSTSVTGGRRRVFEGDNRLRLADGCLLLGRSLDRDDLRRMVADGYPFVAVGRRDDAGGPVPHVGADYATAVSRLVELAVTRGHRRVAYLGLPTDVESSADRRKGFLQATQAAPGPGVLIALDELSPGREPDELLSALLASRATVVLVEDFATAADLVASARRRGLAVPEDLSVLTLGDPTTPVPADVDFTGFKIPREEMGRQSIALLTDLLQGTADTPQLLLPCELVTGATLAPAPAQ
- a CDS encoding extracellular solute-binding protein → MNPSRRSVLAATAAAAATAALTAGCGNGGGRSGADDGNLRIAVWTAVKEHLALLNSIADAFKASNPKVKSIKFESLNPMDYTTALTTQLASGNPPDLGWILETNAADFIEADTLVDMAPAMKAESGYGYNDLEPALLSQWRRGKSLYAYPFSSSPLAVFYNADALAKADADDPAKLASEDAWTWDALAAAARKVTDAKTARFGLLVHDFDYKHWDRLYPIMSAYGAAPWTSDNDCGFSDGKMVDAIDFFRKMAFTDRSTPGPGEQADFFSGESGMIITQVSKAGPLADVSWKWGVVPLPSGPAGAHQVIGQAGLAVFAKAKNQELAKQFFLFATDKKNTAELAQFFPPPRASLLTAETLARTNPLLSKDQLQESIIDSLKSGTVRPGHSGYAELNEKTRAALDAAWKPKADTHKVTRAVCTAIEPLLQAGS